In Magnetospirillum sp., the following are encoded in one genomic region:
- a CDS encoding class I SAM-dependent methyltransferase yields MSAASGPQYQSDGLATMHNSGFLRDPRFLAAYDFGMMVGTAARLNLHIEWRAWIAIWAAEQALRVAGDFVECGVNTGILSGTVARWTGFEARPERTMWLLDTFDGMPEDQLSDSEKTIGLAQYNSGYRGKDTLTGVRAKFAGYPNVRIVPGRIPDTLAEVQTARVAYLSIDMNMTLPEIAAATHFWPLLAPGGVILLDDYNWMHHVNQKQAFDAFAAERNVPILGLPTGQGIIVKPP; encoded by the coding sequence GTGTCTGCCGCCAGCGGCCCGCAATACCAAAGCGACGGCCTTGCCACCATGCACAATAGCGGGTTCCTGCGCGACCCGCGGTTCCTTGCCGCTTACGATTTCGGCATGATGGTGGGCACGGCCGCGCGCCTCAATCTGCATATCGAATGGCGCGCCTGGATCGCGATCTGGGCGGCCGAACAAGCGCTGCGCGTGGCGGGCGATTTCGTCGAATGCGGCGTCAATACCGGCATTCTCTCGGGCACGGTCGCGCGCTGGACGGGCTTCGAAGCCCGGCCCGAACGCACGATGTGGCTGCTCGACACGTTCGACGGCATGCCCGAAGACCAGCTCAGCGACAGCGAAAAGACCATCGGTCTTGCGCAGTACAACAGCGGCTATCGCGGCAAAGACACGCTCACGGGCGTGCGCGCCAAATTCGCCGGCTATCCCAATGTGCGCATCGTGCCTGGCCGCATTCCGGACACGCTCGCCGAGGTGCAGACCGCGCGCGTGGCGTATCTGTCGATCGACATGAACATGACCCTGCCCGAGATTGCGGCCGCCACGCATTTCTGGCCACTGCTCGCACCCGGCGGCGTGATCCTGCTCGACGACTACAATTGGATGCATCACGTCAACCAGAAGCAGGCGTTCGACGCGTTCGCGGCCGAGCGCAACGTGCCGATCCTCGGCCTGCCGACGGGGCAAGGGATCATCGTCAAGCCGCCATGA